A region of the Chroicocephalus ridibundus chromosome 1, bChrRid1.1, whole genome shotgun sequence genome:
cctccctgccccacaccggcGCAGGAGGGAGCGGGACGAGGAGGGTTTGGGGCTGCTGCCCGCTCTGTGCAGTGGAGATCAGGGGATGTGCCCCCAGGACAGTCCCCACAgccacagggaccccccccggtCCCAGCGTGCCCCTCACCGGTTGATCTCGGTGAGCATCTCCTCCTCGATGCGGGCCTGCTCCTCGTGCGTGGTGTCCCCGCCTCGCCCCGAGTCCTCCGAGAGGTAGTGCCGGATGAAATGCAGCTGGAAGGGGGACAGAGCTGGCACTGCCCTGCCCGGCAGACCCCCGCCAGCCTCCTTGAGGCCCCCCCCTCACTGGGAGCACCCCCTGCCCGCTGCCGAGGGCCAGGGCAGCTCTACCTGCTGCTGCCGGCTGGGGTAGTTCTCCAGGGAAGCCTTGAAGAAGGGCCAGGAATCGTGGGTGTAATTGTAAACCCACTCACAGAAGTGGTTGCCGATGTCGAAGcccctgggggaaggggagggtgaGCAGAGCCCCGGCCCCTCACACGCAGGAGCCTGGACCCCACAGCGGCTGCCGCAGGGACCCCcgcggcccccagccccaccggtAGTTGTAGCTGCTGTACTCGAAGTCGATGAGCATGAGCCTGTCGGAGGAGGAAGCCTCACGCCCGGCCAGCAGCAGGATGTTCCCTGCGCGGAGACAGGACGGGGGCTCGAGGGGACCCACCAGCTCTCCCGGAGCCGGGGGGCAGCTCGGGGGGGCAGGAGGCTGAGCCCATACCCAGGGTGGGCAAGGCGTGGCCGGGGAGGCCAGGGAGGGAGACCCCCCATGATGGGAAGCAGCCGCCACACTCACCCTCCTGGACGTCATTGTGGCAGAAGACGACAGGCGAGGGGGTggactccagcagctccctgcaggtCAGGGGAGAGACGCCTCAGTGGGGGCAGGACCTGCAGGCCCTCGCCCACCAGCTGCAGGGACGCGGgggccaccactgccaccacacACAGGCGGACAGAGCTACGGACACAGCTGGGACCCAGAGCGTGAGGAACCTGGTGGGAACCGTGCTCCAAGGACACCGGGACCCCTCTGAGAGCCGTCCCCCAGGGACCTGTGCAGGGCCCTCGGATGGAGGGCACCCTCCGAGGACACGGGACAGAAGGGACCGCTCCCCAGAGAAGCTGAGTCTCCCCAGGCGCCCCCACGTGAGGGGGCTGGCCACGAAAGGAGGCTCAGCCCCGGCCCTGCGCCAGCGGGCAGGTGAGGTTCACCTGAGGCTCTTCATCTCTTCCTGCAGGTTGTAAGTCTTGAGGTGGTTGAACttcttcagctgctcttcctcGGGGAAGGTGAGCTCCGAAATCTGCTTCAGGTACCTGGAGCCAAGGAGACGGCGCTGCGGTGGGACGGACACCCCtgggtgctgccacccccccaaaactcctctcTCCCCATCCTGGCGCTGAGCTGGGGCcgccacagagctgctctgcaccctGTTCCCGTGTGCCCCACCAGCAGCTGGCCGGGAAATGTCCCCGTGCTCCAGACCCCGGGAGATTTCAGGGGCTGAGGTGACCAGGGAGGATGGCGCCTGCCCTCACCACTCCATGGTCCCAAACAGCCACTTGGGCTCCTTGTTGAAGGGCATCACCATGCCGTGGAACCGCGACATCTTCACCGCGATCTCCTTGGAGATGTCGGGGTCCCACAGGTCCTCGGTCCGCAGGCGCCGGCTCTGGGGGGACACAGCAGTGATGCGAGCAGCCCACCCAGGGGGGCCGGCCCTGCCCTGGGAGCTACGAGAGGCCCCGTggggtggctgtccctgcggTGGATGGCCGGAGCCGGGGAGAGGAGACCCCCCCAGGCAGGCTCCTGCGGGATGGGGCGAGGGGGGGCCTGTCCCATACCGGAATGTACTGCTCCAGCCGCCCCTGGGGAAAGACCCCATAGAGCCGTGGCCCCAGCGCCCGCTCGGCCAGGATGGCGAACATCACGCTCTCCAGCACCAGCGAGTCCACGCCCTGCGGACACAGGCAGTGA
Encoded here:
- the CHKB gene encoding choline/ethanolamine kinase, with product MAAAGRGNGNGNGNGSGSGVVSAATRLQAYAWCREFLAGSWKLIGPEEFGIGPVSGGLSNLLFKCTLPEHILSVGDEPRQVLLRVYGAILQGVDSLVLESVMFAILAERALGPRLYGVFPQGRLEQYIPSRRLRTEDLWDPDISKEIAVKMSRFHGMVMPFNKEPKWLFGTMEWYLKQISELTFPEEEQLKKFNHLKTYNLQEEMKSLRELLESTPSPVVFCHNDVQEGNILLLAGREASSSDRLMLIDFEYSSYNYRGFDIGNHFCEWVYNYTHDSWPFFKASLENYPSRQQQLHFIRHYLSEDSGRGGDTTHEEQARIEEEMLTEINRFALASHFFWGLWSILQAKISTIQFGYLDYAQSRFEAYFQHKAQWS